In a single window of the Trypanosoma brucei brucei TREU927 chromosome 6, complete sequence genome:
- a CDS encoding 40S ribosomal protein S30, putative, producing MGKVHGSLARAGKVKNQTPKVSKQEKKKQPRGRAFKRLKYTQRYLAKTLKPGEKLRMNKQPPGKAG from the coding sequence ATGGGGAAGGTCCACGGATCGCTGGCCCGCGCCGGCAAGGTGAAAAACCAGACGCCGAAGGTTAGCAAGCAggagaagaagaagcagcCCCGGGGGCGTGCCTTCAAGCGCCTGAAGTACACTCAGCGTTACCTTGCCAAGACGTTGAAACCTGGCGAGAAGCTCCGTATGAACAAACAGCCGCCTGGAAAGGCCGGCTAA
- a CDS encoding 40S ribosomal protein S30, putative, giving the protein MGKVHGSLARAGKVKNQTPKVSKQEKKKQPRGRAFKRLKYTQRYLAKTLKAGEKLRMNKQPPGKAG; this is encoded by the coding sequence ATGGGGAAGGTCCACGGATCGCTGGCCCGTGCCGGCAAGGTGAAAAACCAGACGCCGAAGGTTAGCAAGCAggagaagaagaagcagcCCCGGGGGCGTGCCTTCAAGCGCCTGAAGTACACTCAGCGTTACCTTGCCAAGACGCTGAAAGCTGGCGAGAAGCTCCGTATGAACAAACAGCCGCCTGGAAAGGCCGGCTAA
- a CDS encoding nuclear movement protein, putative, whose translation MSLVESQKDMADLLPCNEECGGDYGRYSFGQTDTEVIVKVPLPSDTPTKMINVDVKVSSLTIGMKGQSPLISGDLYKPVKVDECTWCVEDKSVLVVTLVKTNAQYEEWWPCVTTNERQIDMKTFRPPSKHISELDDSARATIAKMMFDQRQKALNLPSSDELRLRELMQRGGTSN comes from the coding sequence ATGTCTTTAGTTGAAAGTCAGAAGGACATGGCTGACCTCTTACCGTGTAACGAGGAGTGTGGAGGCGATTACGGAAGATACTCGTTTGGTCAAACAGACACTGAAGTGATCGTTAAGGTTCCACTGCCGTCTGACACACCCACAAAGATGATTAATGTGGACGTAAAAGTTTCCTCGTTAACAATAGGCATGAAGGGTCAATCACCCTTGATTTCTGGTGACCTGTACAAACCAGTGAAAGTAGACGAATGTACGTGGTGTGTGGAGGATAAAAGTGTGCTTGTGGTGACTTTGGTGAAAACGAACGCCCAGTACGAAGAGTGGTGGCCATGTGTCACAACTAATGAGAGACAAATAGACATGAAGACTTTCAGGCCACCGAGCAAACATATCTCCGAACTCGACGACAGCGCACGGGCCACGATCGCGAAAATGATGTTTGATCAGCGACAAAAAGCGTTAAATTTACCTTCTAGCGACGAGTTGCGCCTCCGGGAATTGATGCAGCGTGGTGGTACCTCTAACTAA
- a CDS encoding histidyl-tRNA synthetase, putative — translation MAKTVDNAALLAEIDQLRRLIAEKEALITPDGGSLSKKSKKKSQMNMVETEPVQGCRDFPPETMRLRKYLFDVFHSTARKFGFEEYDSPVLESEELYIRKAGEEITEQMFNFITKGGHRVALRPEMTPSLARQLLAKGRSLLLPAKWYSIPQCWRYEAITRGRRREHYQWNMDIIGVKSVSSEVELVCAACTAMQSLGLSSKDVGVKINSRKILQTVVEQAGVSADKFAPVCVIVDKMEKLPREEVVAQLAAIGLESNVVDAITSTLSLKTIDEIAQRIGEEHEAVRELRDFITQIEAYGFGDWVIFDASVVRGLAYYTGIVFEGFDRDGNFRALCGGGRYDNLLTTYGSPTAVPCVGFGFGDCVIVELLNEKKLLPELHHVVDDLVIPFDETMRPHALSILRRLRDAGRSADIVFDKKKVVQAFNYADRIGALRAVLVAPDEWARGEVRVKMLREGAGREEGANERGIVLPVDKIV, via the coding sequence ATGGCAAAGACAGTAGATAACGCCGCCCTGCTTGCGGAAATTGATCAATTAAGGCGTCTGATAGCGGAGAAGGAAGCGCTGATTACACCTGATGGCGGGTCGCTTTCTAAGAAATCAAAGAAGAAGAGCCAAATGAACATGGTGGAGACAGAGCCGGTGCAAGGCTGTCGGGACTTCCCCCCTGAAACAATGCGTCTGCGCAAGTATCTCTTTGATGTATTCCACAGCACAGCGAGAAAGTTTGGTTTTGAGGAATACGATTCGCCTGTCTTGGAATCAGAGGAACTGTACATCCGCAAAGCTGGGGAAGAGATTACAGAGCAAATGTTTAACTTTATAACGAAAGGTGGTCATCGTGTGGCTCTGCGCCCCGAGATGACACCATCACTTGCACGACAACTGCTTGCTAAGGGTCGGTCCCTGTTGCTACCAGCGAAGTGGTACTCCATTCCTCAATGCTGGCGGTATGAGGCAATTACTCGTGGGCGTCGTCGGGAACACTATCAGTGGAACATGGACATTATAGGTGTCAAATCGGTTTCGTCAGAGGTGGAGTTGGTGTGTGCTGCATGTACAGCTATGCAAAGTTTGGGATTGTCCTCTAAAGATGTTGGTGTTAAGATCAACTCGCGCAAGATATTACAGACGGTGGTGGAGCAAGCCGGCGTATCAGCCGACAAGTTCGCTCCTGTGTGTGTTATCGTCGACAAGATGGAGAAACTACCGCGGGAGGAAGTTGTTGCACAGCTCGCCGCCATTGGACTTGAAAGCAACGTGGTTGATGCCATTACGTCAACTCTTAGTCTTAAGACCATTGATGAAATCGCGCAACGCATCGGTGAGGAGCATGAGGCAGTGAGGGAACTGAGAGACTTTATTACACAGATCGAAGCTTACGGTTTTGGCGACTGGGTCATTTTCGACGCTAGCGTTGTTCGTGGTCTTGCCTATTATACTGGAATAGTATTCGAGGGCTTTGACCGCGATGGAAATTTTCGTGCACTGTGTGGTGGTGGTCGTTACGATAACTTGCTGACAACGTACGGGAGTCCGACGGCGGTGCCTTGTGTGGGCTTTGGCTTTGGTGATTGCGTTATTGTTGAACTTCTGAATGAGAAGAAACTGTTGCCAGAATTACACCATGTGGTGGACGACCTTGTGATTCCCTTCGACGAGACCATGCGGCCGCATGCCCTCAGCATCCTTCGTCGGTTGCGCGACGCCGGTCGAAGCGCCGATATCGTTTTCGATAAGAAAAAGGTTGTCCAAGCATTTAATTACGCGGACCGCATAGGAGCCCTGCGTGCCGTCTTGGTGGCCCCTGATGAGTGGGCCCGGGGTGAGGTTCGGGTTAAAATGTTGCGCGAAGGGGcgggaagggaggagggagcCAACGAGCGTGGCATCGTTCTTCCAGTTGATAAAATCGTGTAG